A window from Deltaproteobacteria bacterium encodes these proteins:
- a CDS encoding 3-hydroxybutyryl-CoA dehydrogenase, producing MEIKTIGVIGAGQMGSGIAQVASTAGLSVVMRDIADQLVEKGLAAIGKNLDRSVQKERITPSQREQILARIRGTCRLEDMAEADLVIEAATESEPLKLEIFGSLDGICRKDVILATNTSSISVTRIASATQRPDRVIGMHFMNPVPVMKLVEIIRGLATSEGTFETVRDLSERMGKTPLEAGDFPGFISNRILMPMINEAVYALFEGVGSVEAIDGVMKLGMNHPMGPLALADLIGLDTCLAIMEVLHQGFGDSKYRPCPLLKKYVAAGYLGKKVGRGFYTY from the coding sequence ATGGAAATCAAGACCATTGGTGTTATCGGTGCGGGGCAGATGGGGAGCGGCATAGCTCAGGTCGCCTCCACGGCGGGTCTGAGCGTGGTCATGAGGGACATTGCAGACCAGCTCGTCGAAAAGGGGCTGGCCGCCATCGGCAAGAACCTCGACCGGTCGGTCCAAAAAGAGAGGATCACCCCTTCACAGAGGGAACAGATCCTTGCCAGAATCAGGGGAACATGCCGGTTGGAGGATATGGCCGAGGCAGACCTGGTGATCGAGGCTGCGACGGAGAGCGAACCCCTCAAGCTCGAGATCTTCGGGAGCCTCGATGGGATCTGCCGGAAGGATGTCATTCTCGCCACGAACACCTCGTCCATATCCGTTACCAGGATCGCCTCCGCCACTCAGAGGCCCGACAGGGTTATCGGCATGCATTTCATGAACCCGGTTCCGGTTATGAAACTCGTGGAGATCATCCGCGGTCTTGCCACGTCGGAGGGCACCTTTGAAACCGTCAGAGACCTGAGCGAGAGGATGGGAAAGACTCCGCTTGAGGCCGGGGACTTTCCGGGTTTCATCTCAAACAGAATCCTCATGCCCATGATCAACGAGGCCGTCTATGCCCTCTTTGAGGGTGTCGGCAGTGTCGAGGCTATCGACGGAGTGATGAAATTGGGAATGAATCATCCCATGGGACCCCTGGCCCTGGCAGACCTGATAGGTCTCGACACCTGTCTCGCCATAATGGAGGTTCTCCATCAGGGCTTCGGGGATTCCAAGTACCGGCCCTGCCCTCTATTGAAGAAATACGTGGCCGCAGGCTATCTCGGAAAGAAGGTGGGCAGGGGGTTCTATACCTATTGA
- a CDS encoding acyl-CoA dehydrogenase family protein, giving the protein MDFRLTPEQEMIRDTVRNFAEKHIEPVAARFDERGEFPYENLKRMARLGLMGMNVPAEYGGSEAGVVAYSLAITEIAKACASHAVTTSVTNMVAEVINEFACETMKRRHIPRLCNGEYPAGAFAITEPHTGSDAANIRTSAVADGETYVLNGTKSLITSAAEAGVTVVWAVTDKKARKGKGISAFLIERGNPGLLVGKAENKLGHRASSTHELILRDCRVSRDSLLGEEGEGFRIAMMELDGGRIGIASLAVGVGTAAIDYAARYVKEREAFGQKISRFEAIRWMIADSYTELEAASLLTLRAAFLKETGERFTREASMAKLFATETAKHVAMRSVQMLGGYGYTTEYPVERYLRDTVGTTLYEGTSEVQRIVISREILGS; this is encoded by the coding sequence ATGGACTTCAGGCTGACTCCAGAACAAGAGATGATCAGGGATACCGTCAGGAATTTCGCAGAGAAACACATCGAACCCGTGGCAGCCCGGTTCGACGAACGCGGAGAGTTCCCCTATGAGAACCTGAAAAGAATGGCCCGACTCGGGCTCATGGGAATGAACGTCCCGGCGGAGTACGGAGGATCCGAGGCCGGCGTGGTGGCTTACAGCCTGGCCATCACCGAAATCGCAAAGGCCTGTGCCTCTCATGCCGTAACGACTTCCGTAACCAACATGGTGGCCGAGGTGATCAATGAATTCGCATGTGAGACCATGAAAAGGAGGCACATCCCGAGGCTCTGCAACGGTGAGTATCCTGCAGGGGCCTTTGCCATTACGGAGCCGCACACCGGCTCGGATGCGGCCAACATAAGGACCTCTGCCGTGGCCGACGGCGAGACATATGTATTGAACGGGACCAAGAGCCTCATCACCAGCGCGGCAGAGGCGGGTGTGACAGTCGTCTGGGCGGTCACCGACAAGAAAGCCAGGAAGGGAAAGGGTATCAGCGCGTTTCTCATCGAGCGGGGAAACCCCGGCCTCCTTGTGGGAAAGGCGGAGAACAAGCTCGGCCACAGGGCCTCTTCCACGCACGAACTGATTCTTCGCGATTGTCGTGTATCCAGAGACTCCCTCCTGGGAGAGGAAGGCGAGGGTTTCAGGATAGCCATGATGGAGCTTGACGGCGGCCGCATCGGAATCGCGTCTCTGGCGGTCGGTGTCGGGACCGCGGCGATCGATTATGCGGCACGGTACGTGAAAGAACGGGAGGCCTTCGGACAGAAGATTTCGAGGTTCGAGGCGATCCGGTGGATGATAGCCGACAGTTACACCGAACTCGAAGCGGCAAGCCTCCTCACCCTTAGGGCGGCTTTTCTCAAAGAGACGGGAGAGAGATTCACCCGTGAAGCCTCCATGGCAAAGCTGTTTGCCACGGAGACTGCAAAGCACGTCGCAATGCGGTCTGTCCAGATGCTAGGAGGGTACGGCTATACCACGGAGTATCCCGTGGAGAGATATCTCAGGGACACGGTGGGAACCACTCTCTACGAGGGTACCTCCGAGGTGCAGCGGATAGTGATCTCTCGGGAGATTCTCGGATCCTGA